The following proteins come from a genomic window of Diadema setosum chromosome 20, eeDiaSeto1, whole genome shotgun sequence:
- the LOC140243537 gene encoding corticotropin-releasing factor receptor 2-like codes for MGPLTLPSLQTPNIDNLPMDKDTFDEYVKKLMGEITDSDPTGKAECALRTQLARDYLNFTTENGETYCLAFFDGIQCWEESEPGISLKDCPRSFRGVTYTGKATRICESNGTWANENRSNYGDCEALKMPYEEGDGYHAFQFDIVHFVGYSVSFCTTSVALAILLCFKSLWCIRNYIHMNFIVSFLLIYVVFFIVIMSTTVENANTGWRCHASELALVTLTVANFCWMFVEGVFLYCTVVLGHQVRHRVLWLYGFIGWDSV; via the exons ATGGGCCCTCTCACATTGCCGTCTTTACAGACACCGAATATCGATAACCTCCCAATGGACAAAGACACGTTCGACGAATACGTCAAAAAGCTAATGGGAGAAATTACCGACAGTGACCCCACTGGTAAGGCGGAGTGTGCCTTGAGAACACAGCTTGCGAGGGACTATCTCAATTTCACAACGGAAAATggag AAACATACTGCCTTGCCTTCTTCGATGGTATTCAGTGTTGGGAGGAGTCAGAGCCTGGTATCTCGTTGAAAGACTGCCCTAGATCTTTCCGTGGCGTCACATACACGG GTAAAGCCACGCGCATTTGTGAATCGAATGGTACTTGGGCCAACGAAAACCGCTCCAactacggggactgcgaagcgCTCAAGATGCCATACGAAGAA GGCGATGGATACCACGCGTTCCAATTCGATATTGTTCACTTCGTTGGATATTCCGTTTCCTTCTGCACAACGTCGGTGGCGCTAGCCATTCTCCTGTGCTTCAa GTCGCTTTGGTGCATTCGGAACTATATCCACATGAACTTCATTGTCAGCTTTCTTCTCATCTACGTAGTCTTCTTCATAGTCATAATGTCGACTACAGTGGAGAATGCAAACACAGGA TGGAGATGTCATGCGTCTGAACTCGCGCTGGTCACGCTCACCGTCGCAAACTTCTGCTGGATGTTCGTAGAGGGCGTCTTTCTGTACTGCACCGTCGTACTTGGCCACCAGGTTCGGCATCGCGTGCTGTGGCTATACGGGTTCATCGGCTGGG ATAGCGTTTGA